A genomic window from Diorhabda sublineata isolate icDioSubl1.1 chromosome 8, icDioSubl1.1, whole genome shotgun sequence includes:
- the LOC130448229 gene encoding facilitated trehalose transporter Tret1-like encodes MKYVDCSILVVFIVDLLATTGDLGLSWTSPVYPKLYSNNSLINPLHRRITDSEDAWLGSWLNFGAILGPVLFGYISETFGRKVGLLAIAVPHVVAFLTFAFAHNIYLYYVGRFLGGVSLGGGYCLYVIYIAEISKDSNRGKMSLTTNTFCALGNFLPLVIGPFTSMRVFNLILACLPMTFLILFSVIAPESPYYLVSVKKEKEAEEALMYLRSADAAGVAEELDNIKSFIKMDGRGHFTDIFNNKILRKSFLLCLVLIASQDLSGFCAITYHLQTIFEISGTKLSPELATIVVGVALLLSSVTAPSLVDKVGRKPLIVVSCFGMFVALNLLAGFFYFHDKNINTKPMFWIPILSLMIYIIFFNVGICTVPWVLMSELFPNNLRQMTTAAASTFGWITSFIIANSFNDMTSMMGQSGTFWFFSSMSILCATITICYLPETKGKTFIQIQVMLSALPNKNIG; translated from the exons ATGAAGTATGTAGATTGCTCTATTTTGGTGGTGTTCATTG ttgATTTGCTGGCTACAACAGGGGATTTGGGTTTGTCATGGACCTCTCCGGTATATCCGaaattatattctaataattcattaataaatcctCTACATAGAAGAATAACGGATAGTGAAGATGCGTGGTTAGGTTCCTGGTTGAATTTCGGTGCTATCTTAGGCCCCGTGTTGTTCGGGTACATATCGGAAACGTTCGGGAGAAAAGTTGGGTTATTAGCTATAGCAGTACCACACGTGGTGGCATTTTTAACGTTCGCTTTCGCCCACAACATTTACCTTTATTATGTCGGGAGGTTTTTGGGAGGAGTATCTTTAGGAGGAGGTTATTGTTTATACGTAATTTACATAGCGGAAATTTCGAAAGATTCTAATAGAGGAAAAATGTCGTTGACGACGAATACGTTTTGTGCGTTAGGAAACTTTCTACCGCTGGTGATAGGTCCGTTTACATCGATGCGCGTTTTCAATTTAATCTTAGCTTGTTTACCGAtgacttttttaatattgtttagTGTAATAGCTCCCGAGAGTCCGTACTATTTAGTAAGCgttaagaaagaaaaagaagcgGAAGAAGCTTTAATGTACTTAAGATCGGCGGACGCAGCTGGTGTAGCCGAAGAACTAGACAATATCAAATCTTTTATCAAAATGGACGGTAGAGGTCACTTCACCGAtatatttaacaacaaaattttaagaaaatcttttttattgtgtCTTGTTTTAATAGCTTCTCAAGATTTGTCCGGATTTTGCGCTATAACTTATCATTTACAAACAATATTCGAAATTTCTGGTACGAAATTGAGTCCGGAATTAGCGACAATCGTAGTAGGCGTGGCTTTATTATTATCCAGTGTGACAGCTCCGTCTTTAGTCGATAAAGTAGGTAGGAAACCACTAATTGTAGTTTCCTGCTTCGGTATGTTTGTAGCTTTGAATTTACTAGCGGGCTTCTTTTATTTCCacgacaaaaatattaatacgaaACCGATGTTTTGGATACCGATACTAAGTTTaatgatttatataatattttttaacgtcGGAATATGTACTGTCCCTTGGGTACTGATGTCCGAATTGTTTCCTAATAATTTGAGACAGATGACCACCGCTGCCGCTTCTACTTTCGGTTGGataacctcttttattatagcaAACAGTTTCAACGATATGACATCGATGATGGGACAATCTGGTACTTTCTGGTTTTTCTCATCGATGTCCATTTTGTGCGCCACCATTACTATTTGCTATTTACCGGAAACGAAAGGTAAAACTTTCATTCAAATTCAAGTTATGTTGTCAGCATTGCCAAACAAAAATATAGGTTAA
- the LOC130448230 gene encoding mitochondrial outer membrane protein SLC25A46-like, with protein sequence MDRSNTFTYSHYNKDDNFYNNPDLIRRLPINDDFLPKQEPFPDYNNYIHAEDIKVKRYIGSGVTFISLLAENLLSHPFVVLRRQCQVHQNAHKYHLQPFTLLPAVWRLYQHQGITTLWKGVGSVLLVKGISLGVEDVVSKVTPWPKEISSNSSLKHFLQHTMLKCVSLATVTPFYSASFVETVQSEIASEKPGILDVFREGLMRLLHWGSPTNGRMLPIWALIIPTITLGLAKYMFSMMVKGITVKILVARSKAKYEESGALPKDPYNSEIQDIQLTASLVATISTDILFYPFETVIHRIHLQGTRTIIDNLDTGRSVLPILTNYSGALDCYESCLLNEGVCGLYKGFGALVLQYSAHIALLKMSHWILTHVGNLVSPNPKKKPDVPVKVSPPAISNLTTSRRSYLLP encoded by the coding sequence ATGGATAGAAGTAATACTTTTACGTATTCACACTACAATAAAGATGATAATTTCTACAATAACCCAGATTTAATTAGAAGACTACCAATTAACGACGATTTTCTTCCCAAACAAGAGCCATTTCCAGATTATAATAACTACATTCATGCAGAGGATATTAAAGTTAAAAGATACATCGGTTCCGGTGTTACTTTCATTAGCCTTTTAGCTGAAAATTTACTCAGTCATCCCTTTGTCGTCCTTAGAAGACAATGTCAAGTTCACCAAAACGCACATAAATATCATTTACAACCATTTACCCTTTTACCTGCAGTTTGGAGATTGTATCAGCATCAAGGTATTACTACTTTGTGGAAAGGTGTAGGTTCAGTGTTGTTAGTGAAAGGAATTTCTCTTGGAGTAGAAGATGTCGTTTCAAAGGTAACACCATGGCCAAAAGAAATATCCTCAAATAGTAGTCTTAAGCACTTTTTACAGCATACTATGTTAAAATGTGTCAGTTTAGCTACAGTAACCCCATTTTATTCAGCTTCATTTGTAGAAACTGTCCAAAGTGAAATAGCTAGTGAAAAACCAGGCATTTTAGATGTTTTTAGAGAAGGTTTAATGAGATTGTTACACTGGGGCTCACCAACTAATGGGAGAATGTTACCCATATGGGCTCTCATTATACCTACAATTACCCTAGGTCTAGCTAAATATATGTTCTCTATGATGGTTAAAGGAATAACAGTTAAGATCTTAGTTGCAAGATCTAAGGCTAAATATGAAGAAAGTGGGGCACTACCTAAAGACCCATACAATTCTGAAATACAAGACATACAACTAACGGCTTCTTTAGTTGCTACTATTAGCACCGATATTCTTTTTTATCCATTCGAAACAGTTATTCATAGAATCCATCTACAAGGTACCCGTACTATCATTGACAATTTAGATACAGGGCGTTCAGTATTACCAATATTAACAAACTATTCAGGTGCATTAGATTGTTATGAAAGTTGTTTGTTAAATGAAGGAGTTTGTGGTTTGTACAAAGGATTTGGAGCTCTTGTACTTCAATATAGTGCACATATCGCTCTCCTTAAAATGTCCCATTGGATATTAACACATGTAGGAAATCTGGTATCACCAAATCCAAAAAAGAAACCAGATGTACCAGTTAAGGTATCCCCGCCTGCTATATCTAATTTGACTACTTCACGAAGATCTTACTTGCTTCCTTGA
- the LOC130448233 gene encoding MAPK regulated corepressor interacting protein 2, with protein sequence MSGPRMGMQQLNGNTRRPPQVNRLNSNDRNAHTQHEELIRYIHDSWSKIEMDRSSTPTMYYQDETNQRLKDFQPFDLEGYWGRRKLQNMNTNKHQQS encoded by the exons ATGAG TGGTCCGCGTATGGGAATGCAACAATTAAATGGAAATACTCGTAGACCTCCACAGGTCAATCGTTTGAACTCCAATGATAGAAATGCCCATACACAACACGAAGAACTTATAAGATATATTCACGATTCTTGGAGTAAAATTGAAATGGACCGAAGTTCTACACCTACCATGTATTATCAAGATGAAACCAATCAACGTTTAAAAGACTTTCAGCCTTTCGATTTAGAGGGATATTGGGGTAGGAGAAAGcttcaaaatatgaatactAATAAGCATCAACAATCATag
- the LOC130448232 gene encoding GPI mannosyltransferase 2 gives MNENKLTRLAIFSRLFIIFLQFLSNLIIPDHDARVFQYLRSPQHNETYVFLSVNYILKGFIRWDAEYFMHIAKYGYTYENTLAFFPLYPYLSRTIVNICELLFYGATIDTSLIITFTLLNIMFLCLSVKLLYKLTKVYFNEDIAYKTTILFIFNPASIFFSAPYSESFFCYLTLETIYRCTILLQKYSKSNSNFHYNDTSALFFISLSTIVRSNGLLNIGFLIYTITCIFLTYFPKNSVNRFMYILKFICIFSISILVCVLPFALYQIYCFQKFCRDFELDLPEEIILYASENNLVLPGQFKIFNQTWCYSKIPLAYSYVQDHYWNVGFLQYYQLKQIPNFLLAFPSLYIVIHNSIRHIKINISNFSNLFNLKEVDVNNRTNCANRFFNFSLNVFVIHALFLSVFCLLFIHVQVFTRMICSASPLFYWYCAFYWINGRKRFIKLFFDCYFFIGTVMFCNFLPWT, from the coding sequence atgaatgaaaataagtTAACTCGTCTTGCAATATTTAGCagattattcataatatttctgCAATTCCTTAGCAATCTAATAATTCCAGATCATGATGCCAGAGTATTCCAGTACCTGAGATCACCACAACATAATGAAACGTATGTTTTCTTGTCGGTAAATTACATATTAAAAGGATTTATCAGATGGGACGCTGAATACTTCATGCACATTGCAAAATATGGATATACGTACGAAAATACGTTAGCCTTTTTTCCGCTTTATCCCTACTTATCTAGGACGATTGTAAATATATGTGAGCTCTTGTTTTATGGTGCAACAATAGATACGTCTTTAATTATAACTTTCACTTTATTAAATATcatgtttttatgtttatcaGTGAAATTGTTATATAAGCTCactaaagtttattttaatgaagATATTGCGTATAAGACTACAATCCTGTTCATATTTAATCCGGCCTCAATATTTTTCAGTGCTCCTTATAGTGAATCTTTTTTTTGCTACTTAACTTTAGAAACAATTTATAGATGTACTATATTACTTCAGAAATATTCTAAATCAAACAGTAACTTCCATTATAATGATACAAGTGCACTATTTTTTATCAGCTTAAGTACAATAGTGAGATCAAACGGATTATTAAATATAGGTTTTTTGATTTATACAATTACCTGTATATTTCTTACTTATTTTCCCAAAAATTCAGTTAATAggtttatgtatattttaaagtttatttgtattttctctATATCAATTTTAGTATGTGTACTCCCTTTTGCATTGTaccaaatttattgttttcaaaaattttgtcgTGATTTTGAATTAGACTTACCTGAAGAAATCATCCTTTATGCAtctgaaaataatttggttTTGCCCggacaattcaaaatattcaatcagACATGGTGTTATTCCAAAATTCCTTTAGCTTATTCGTATGTACAAGATCATTATTGGAATGTAGGATTTTTACAATATTACCAGTTGaaacaaataccaaattttttattagctTTTCCATCTTTGTATATCGttattcataattcaatcagacatattaaaattaatattagcaATTTTTCTAACTTATTTAATCTAAAAGAAGTTGATGTGAACAATAGAACAAATTGTGCAAAtaggttttttaattttagtttaaatGTATTTGTGATACATGCTTTATTTTTATCAGTATTCTGCCTTCTCTTCATACATGTACAGGTATTTACAAGAATGATTTGTTCTGCATCACCTTTATTTTATTGGTATTGTGCTTTCTATTGGATAAACGGCagaaaaagatttataaaactatttttcgactgttatttttttataggtaCTGTtatgttttgtaattttctaCCTTggacataa